From Microbacterium sp. YJN-G, a single genomic window includes:
- a CDS encoding ABC transporter permease, giving the protein MIPRPASESTATAQAVWLVAEREIGSKLRSKAFMISTGILLLIALAGVLIGGFASASPTPDAVAATAQTASAVEALPNVEVTEVADRDAAEQLVLTDEVIAAVVPGDGGVVILAKENAPTSLVMGLSQTPAVEILRPAGTDPFVRYLVAIGFGIVFLMAASTFGGTIAQSVVEEKQTRVVELLISAIPARALLAGKVIGNTVLAMAQIVLLVAIAVIGLIVTGQNALLAGIGAPVLWFAVFFLLGFVLLAALYAAAAAMVSRQEDIGSTTMPLMMLVMAPYFLVIFFNDNDLVLTIMSYVPFSAPVAMPVRLFVGEAQWWEPLLSLVILVVTCLGAILVGAKIYENSLLRMGARVKLADALRG; this is encoded by the coding sequence GTGATCCCCCGTCCTGCTTCGGAATCGACCGCGACCGCCCAGGCGGTCTGGCTCGTCGCCGAGCGCGAGATCGGCTCGAAGCTGCGCAGCAAGGCCTTCATGATCTCCACCGGCATCCTGCTGCTGATCGCCCTCGCCGGGGTGCTCATCGGCGGTTTCGCGAGCGCATCGCCGACACCGGATGCCGTGGCCGCGACCGCGCAGACGGCATCCGCGGTCGAGGCACTGCCGAACGTCGAGGTGACCGAGGTCGCCGACCGTGATGCGGCGGAGCAGCTCGTGCTCACCGACGAGGTGATTGCGGCGGTGGTGCCCGGCGACGGCGGTGTGGTCATCCTCGCCAAGGAGAATGCGCCGACGAGCCTGGTGATGGGGCTGTCGCAGACACCGGCCGTCGAGATCCTGCGGCCGGCGGGCACCGACCCGTTCGTGCGGTACCTCGTCGCCATCGGCTTCGGGATCGTGTTCCTGATGGCCGCCTCGACCTTCGGCGGCACGATCGCGCAGAGCGTTGTGGAGGAGAAGCAGACCCGCGTGGTCGAGCTGCTCATCTCGGCGATCCCTGCCCGGGCGCTGCTGGCGGGCAAGGTGATCGGCAACACCGTGCTGGCCATGGCCCAGATCGTGCTGCTGGTGGCCATCGCCGTGATCGGGCTGATCGTGACGGGGCAGAACGCGCTGCTGGCGGGGATCGGGGCGCCGGTGCTGTGGTTCGCGGTGTTCTTCCTGCTCGGCTTCGTGCTGCTGGCCGCGCTCTATGCCGCGGCGGCCGCGATGGTGTCGCGCCAGGAGGACATCGGCTCGACCACGATGCCGCTGATGATGCTGGTGATGGCGCCGTACTTCCTGGTGATCTTCTTCAACGACAACGACCTGGTGCTCACGATCATGTCGTACGTGCCGTTCTCGGCGCCGGTGGCGATGCCGGTGCGACTGTTCGTGGGCGAGGCGCAGTGGTGGGAGCCGCTGCTGTCGCTCGTGATCCTGGTCGTGACGTGCCTCGGTGCGATCCTGGTGGGCGCGAAGATCTACGAGAACTCGCTGCTGCGCATGGGGGCGCGCGTGAAGCTCGCCGACGCGCTGCGGGGGTGA
- a CDS encoding nitroreductase family protein, translated as MSTTVLDRTAPTEHPVLDVLAERWSPRAFDPATPIDEAKFASALEAARWAPSSGNSQPWRFIVARRGSALHHGIHSALMGFNQAWAGDAAVLLVAVAETATDEGTPIHHAAYDLGQAVAHLSVQAHHDGLVVHQMGGFVAQRIREIAGLDERFAPMTVLAIGELGDPASLPEPLQQREVAPRVRRPIDATVLLSA; from the coding sequence ATGAGCACCACCGTCCTCGACCGCACCGCCCCCACCGAGCACCCCGTTCTCGACGTGCTCGCCGAGCGGTGGAGCCCCCGCGCGTTCGACCCGGCCACGCCGATCGATGAGGCCAAGTTCGCCTCGGCCCTCGAAGCCGCCCGGTGGGCGCCGAGTTCGGGCAACTCGCAGCCCTGGCGCTTCATCGTCGCCCGCCGCGGGAGCGCGCTGCACCACGGCATCCACTCCGCCCTGATGGGCTTCAACCAGGCGTGGGCCGGCGACGCCGCGGTGCTGCTGGTCGCCGTCGCCGAGACGGCCACCGACGAGGGCACGCCCATCCACCACGCCGCCTACGACCTCGGCCAGGCTGTCGCGCACCTTTCGGTGCAGGCCCACCACGACGGCCTCGTCGTGCACCAGATGGGTGGGTTCGTCGCCCAGCGCATCCGCGAGATCGCCGGCCTCGACGAGCGGTTCGCGCCGATGACCGTCCTTGCCATCGGCGAACTCGGCGACCCGGCTTCGCTGCCCGAGCCGCTGCAGCAGCGCGAGGTCGCGCCGCGCGTGCGCCGCCCGATCGACGCGACGGTGCTGCTCAGCGCCTGA
- a CDS encoding glycoside hydrolase family 15 protein, translating into MASRIEDYALLSNCRTAALVSLVGSIDWLCLPRLDSPSTFAALLGDEDHGRWEVRPADPDAVATRHYDDDTFVLITRWESADAVAEVHDFMPIDPNPRVDIRRSDVIRRVVGVQGTMRFEQRISIRFDYSRAMPWVRQTGTASEPEVVAMAGPDALVLRGAALKAGGHRHHGDLTVAAGEQRDLHLTWFPSYRPVPDPLDVDEQLERTKQWWQTWADRIEHSGPHHEKVVRSLLILRALTNHETGGIAAAATMALPEEIGGERNWDYRYVWLRDAALTLEALLDHGFVGLAERWREWLLRAVAGDPAELQIMYGLAGERSLTEWILAALPGYEGSGPVRVGNGAASQYQADVVGEVLVTLSAARDAGLEETAFSWPLERQLLRFAAEQIDRPDHGLWEIRGDPHMFTHSRAMIWAAFDRGVRAVEERGLDGPVDEWRALRDRMREEIDRDGVTNGHFTQHYGTTAVDASLLLLAEVGFCTPDDPRMLATVEQIEQTLLHDGLVLRYRTETGVDGIKGDESPFLACSFWLVEQYAATGRLDEAEALMARLCALTNDVGMLSEEYDPVARRQIGNTPQAFSHLALVRAADALTRAELRPR; encoded by the coding sequence ATGGCTTCGCGCATCGAGGACTACGCCCTGCTCAGCAACTGCCGCACCGCCGCACTCGTGTCACTGGTGGGCAGCATCGACTGGCTCTGCCTGCCGCGACTGGACTCGCCCAGCACGTTCGCAGCGCTGCTGGGCGACGAGGATCACGGCCGGTGGGAGGTGCGCCCCGCCGATCCGGATGCCGTTGCCACGCGGCACTACGACGACGACACCTTCGTGCTGATCACCCGGTGGGAGAGCGCGGATGCCGTCGCCGAGGTGCACGACTTCATGCCGATAGACCCGAATCCCCGTGTCGACATCCGCCGCTCGGATGTGATCCGCCGCGTCGTCGGCGTGCAGGGGACGATGCGGTTCGAGCAGCGGATCAGCATCCGATTCGACTATTCGCGCGCGATGCCGTGGGTGCGGCAGACCGGGACGGCGAGTGAGCCCGAGGTGGTCGCCATGGCGGGGCCGGATGCGCTGGTGCTGCGCGGCGCCGCATTGAAGGCCGGCGGCCACCGGCATCACGGCGACCTCACGGTGGCGGCCGGCGAGCAGCGCGACCTGCATCTGACGTGGTTCCCGTCGTACCGCCCGGTGCCCGATCCGCTGGACGTCGACGAGCAGCTCGAGCGCACCAAGCAGTGGTGGCAGACCTGGGCCGACCGCATCGAGCACAGTGGTCCGCACCACGAGAAGGTCGTGCGGTCGCTGCTGATCCTGCGCGCCCTCACGAACCACGAGACCGGCGGCATCGCGGCCGCGGCGACCATGGCCCTGCCCGAGGAGATCGGCGGGGAGCGCAACTGGGACTACCGCTACGTGTGGCTGCGGGATGCCGCACTCACGCTCGAGGCGCTGCTCGACCACGGCTTCGTCGGGCTCGCCGAGCGCTGGCGGGAATGGCTGCTGCGCGCGGTGGCGGGGGATCCCGCCGAGCTGCAGATCATGTACGGGCTCGCGGGGGAGCGCAGCCTGACGGAGTGGATCCTCGCCGCGCTTCCCGGCTACGAGGGATCGGGGCCGGTGCGGGTCGGCAACGGCGCCGCCTCGCAGTACCAGGCGGATGTCGTGGGCGAGGTGCTCGTCACCCTCTCGGCCGCCCGTGACGCCGGCCTCGAGGAGACCGCGTTCTCGTGGCCGCTGGAGCGGCAGCTGCTGCGGTTCGCCGCCGAGCAGATCGACCGGCCCGACCACGGGCTGTGGGAGATCCGTGGCGATCCGCACATGTTCACGCACTCGCGCGCGATGATCTGGGCGGCGTTCGACCGCGGCGTGCGCGCGGTCGAGGAGCGCGGGCTGGACGGTCCGGTCGACGAGTGGCGCGCGCTGCGGGATCGGATGCGGGAGGAGATCGACCGCGACGGCGTGACCAACGGGCACTTCACGCAGCACTACGGCACCACCGCCGTGGACGCCTCACTGCTGCTGCTCGCCGAGGTCGGCTTCTGCACGCCCGACGACCCGCGGATGCTCGCCACCGTCGAGCAGATCGAGCAGACGCTGCTGCACGACGGACTCGTGTTGCGCTACCGCACCGAGACCGGCGTCGACGGCATCAAGGGCGACGAGAGTCCGTTCCTGGCCTGCTCGTTCTGGCTCGTCGAGCAGTATGCGGCGACCGGGCGGCTCGACGAGGCCGAGGCGCTGATGGCGCGGCTGTGCGCGCTGACCAACGACGTCGGGATGCTGTCGGAGGAGTACGACCCGGTCGCGCGACGCCAGATCGGCAACACCCCGCAGGCGTTCTCGCACCTCGCGCTGGTGCGCGCGGCGGACGCCCTGACGCGCGCCGAGCTGCGCCCGCGCTGA
- a CDS encoding glucose-6-phosphate dehydrogenase, whose translation MPTTTLFILGATGDLTSRLLLPSLAAQLHKNPERRVILRGSGTEDWDAATWRATVEQAFAGTPGAIEQVELADYRQADVTDPSAVSALVAGMTPSTVLYFALPPAVTRAAIDAMKGLTLPEGTVLAMEKPFGEDEASARLLNEKLLALVPERRIFRVDHFLGRSTLLNLLGVRLANRIWEPVWSAEHVEQVLIRFDESVALEGRARYYDHAGAMIDMIQSHLLQVLALVAMDPPATLDERDLRDAKAAVLRATRVRDGDAERWSRRARYTAGRIGDRELPSYADEEGVDAEAQTETLAEVVFEIGSDRWAGVPFVLRSGKAMERKWSEIVVTFKPVRHVPPGLAGTPEDGGRLTFSLGPDEMHLRLHVTGGDDPFTLRHEDLVADLGEGQRRSYEEVLDELLDGEVALSVRADEAEESWRIIQPVRDAWARRAVPLEEYPAGSLGPEHWHTSHPTP comes from the coding sequence ATGCCGACAACCACCCTGTTCATCCTGGGCGCCACCGGCGACCTCACCTCGCGCCTGCTGCTGCCATCACTGGCCGCGCAGCTGCACAAGAATCCCGAGCGGCGGGTGATCCTGCGCGGGTCGGGCACCGAGGACTGGGATGCTGCGACCTGGCGCGCCACCGTCGAGCAGGCCTTCGCCGGCACTCCCGGCGCGATCGAGCAGGTCGAGCTCGCCGACTACCGGCAGGCCGATGTCACCGACCCGTCCGCGGTCTCGGCGCTGGTCGCGGGGATGACGCCGTCGACCGTGCTGTACTTCGCCCTTCCGCCCGCGGTCACACGGGCGGCGATCGACGCGATGAAGGGTCTCACCCTGCCCGAGGGCACGGTGCTGGCGATGGAGAAGCCGTTCGGCGAAGACGAGGCCAGTGCGAGGCTGCTCAACGAGAAGCTGCTGGCGCTGGTGCCCGAGCGGCGGATCTTCCGGGTCGATCATTTCCTGGGCCGCTCGACGCTGCTGAACCTGCTCGGGGTGCGGCTGGCGAACCGGATCTGGGAGCCGGTCTGGTCGGCCGAGCACGTCGAGCAGGTGCTGATCCGCTTCGACGAGAGCGTCGCCCTCGAGGGCCGCGCCCGCTACTACGACCACGCCGGTGCGATGATCGACATGATCCAGAGCCACCTGCTGCAGGTGCTCGCCCTGGTCGCGATGGATCCGCCCGCCACCCTCGACGAGCGCGATCTGCGCGATGCGAAGGCGGCGGTGCTGCGCGCCACGCGGGTGCGCGACGGCGACGCCGAGCGCTGGTCGCGCCGGGCGCGGTACACCGCCGGCAGGATCGGCGATCGCGAACTGCCCTCGTACGCCGACGAAGAGGGGGTGGATGCCGAGGCGCAGACCGAGACCCTCGCCGAGGTCGTGTTCGAGATCGGCAGCGATCGCTGGGCGGGCGTGCCGTTCGTGCTGCGCTCGGGCAAGGCCATGGAGCGCAAGTGGTCGGAGATCGTCGTGACCTTCAAGCCCGTGCGGCACGTGCCGCCAGGGCTTGCGGGCACGCCCGAGGACGGCGGCCGGCTGACGTTCTCACTCGGCCCCGACGAGATGCACCTGCGCCTGCACGTGACCGGCGGCGACGATCCGTTCACGCTGCGGCATGAGGACCTCGTCGCCGATCTCGGCGAAGGCCAGCGGCGGTCGTACGAAGAGGTGCTCGACGAGTTGCTCGACGGCGAGGTCGCCCTGTCGGTGCGCGCGGACGAGGCCGAGGAGAGCTGGCGGATCATCCAGCCGGTGCGGGATGCCTGGGCCCGTCGCGCCGTGCCCCTGGAGGAATACCCCGCCGGCTCACTCGGCCCCGAGCACTGGCACACCTCCCACCCCACCCCCTGA
- a CDS encoding ATP-dependent Clp protease ATP-binding subunit: protein MTNPAQNTDGQDGQQSALEQFGINLTDRARQGKLDPVIGRDSEIRRVSQVLTRRTKNNPVLIGEPGVGKTAVVEGLAQRIVAGDVAESLKDKELVSLDISALVAGAMYRGQFEERLKSVLKEITESDGKVITFIDELHVLMGAGGGEGSVAASNMLKPMLARGELRMIGATTLNEYREFIEKDAALERRFQQVYVGEPSVEDTIAILRGLKGRYEAHHGVTISDSALVAAAALSNRYLPARQLPDKAIDLIDEAMSRLKMEIDSSPVEIDELKRQVDRMKLEELALKKEKDDASKERLATLREQLTEMERELAGLQERWARERQGLNRVGELKKQLDDAVTQRDLAMRNADYTTASKLEYETIKRLERDIAEAEQAEAATASEGRMVNEQVTDEDIAAVIAAWTGIPVGRLLQGESEKLLHLENELGRRLIGQKEAVRAVSDAVRRSRAGISDPGRPTGSFLFLGPTGVGKTELAKALAEFLFDDEHAMVRIDMSEYGEKHSVSRLVGAPPGYIGYEQGGQLTEAVRRRPYSVVLLDEVEKAHPEVFDVLLQVLDDGRLTDGQGRTVDFSNVILILTSNIGSPILIDPVMSADEKRDAVMGLVRQSFRPEFLNRLDDIVMFSALSEDDLAQIVELSVDHLQRRLHDRRLTLAVTPDARSWLAERGYDPVFGARPLRRLIQAEVQNRLATALLSGNVHDGDTVRVDVAADGTGLALTTQP from the coding sequence ATGACCAACCCCGCACAGAACACCGATGGGCAGGACGGGCAGCAGAGCGCCCTCGAGCAGTTCGGCATCAACCTGACCGATCGCGCCCGGCAGGGCAAGCTCGATCCGGTGATCGGCCGCGACAGCGAGATCCGGCGTGTGAGCCAGGTGCTCACCCGTCGCACGAAGAACAACCCCGTGCTGATCGGTGAGCCCGGCGTCGGCAAGACCGCCGTGGTCGAGGGGCTCGCTCAGCGCATCGTCGCGGGAGACGTCGCCGAATCCCTCAAGGACAAAGAGCTCGTCTCGCTGGACATCTCGGCCCTCGTCGCCGGCGCCATGTACCGCGGCCAGTTCGAGGAGCGGCTGAAGAGCGTGCTCAAGGAGATCACCGAGTCCGACGGCAAGGTCATCACCTTCATCGACGAGCTGCACGTGCTCATGGGCGCGGGTGGCGGCGAGGGGTCGGTCGCGGCATCCAACATGCTCAAGCCCATGCTCGCCCGCGGCGAGCTGCGCATGATCGGCGCCACCACCCTCAACGAGTACCGGGAGTTCATCGAGAAGGATGCCGCCCTCGAGCGCCGCTTCCAGCAGGTGTACGTCGGCGAGCCCTCGGTCGAGGACACGATCGCCATCCTCCGCGGGCTGAAGGGCCGCTACGAGGCGCACCACGGGGTGACGATCTCCGACAGCGCGCTGGTCGCCGCCGCCGCCCTGTCGAACCGGTACCTGCCGGCCCGCCAGCTGCCCGACAAGGCCATCGACCTGATCGACGAGGCCATGTCGCGGCTGAAGATGGAGATCGACTCGTCGCCGGTCGAGATCGACGAGCTCAAGCGCCAGGTCGACCGCATGAAGCTCGAAGAGCTGGCGTTGAAGAAGGAGAAGGACGATGCCTCCAAGGAGCGCCTGGCGACCCTGCGCGAGCAGCTGACCGAGATGGAGCGCGAGCTCGCCGGGCTGCAGGAGCGCTGGGCGCGCGAGCGGCAGGGCCTGAACCGCGTCGGCGAGCTGAAGAAGCAGCTCGACGACGCCGTCACCCAGCGCGACCTCGCGATGCGCAACGCCGACTACACGACGGCGTCCAAGCTCGAGTACGAGACCATCAAGCGCCTCGAGCGCGACATCGCCGAGGCCGAGCAGGCCGAGGCCGCCACGGCATCCGAGGGCCGGATGGTCAACGAACAGGTCACCGACGAAGACATCGCGGCGGTGATCGCCGCGTGGACCGGCATCCCCGTGGGCCGGCTGCTGCAGGGCGAGAGTGAGAAGCTGCTGCACCTCGAGAACGAGCTGGGGAGGCGCCTGATCGGCCAGAAGGAGGCGGTCAGGGCGGTGTCGGATGCCGTCCGGCGCTCGCGCGCCGGGATCAGCGACCCGGGGCGCCCGACCGGTTCGTTCCTGTTCCTCGGCCCCACCGGCGTCGGCAAGACCGAGCTGGCCAAAGCGCTCGCCGAGTTCCTCTTCGACGACGAGCACGCCATGGTGCGCATCGACATGTCGGAGTACGGCGAGAAGCACTCCGTCTCGCGGCTGGTCGGCGCCCCTCCCGGCTACATCGGCTACGAGCAGGGCGGTCAGCTCACCGAGGCCGTGCGTCGTCGCCCCTACAGCGTCGTGCTGCTCGACGAGGTCGAGAAGGCGCACCCCGAGGTGTTCGACGTGCTGCTGCAGGTGCTCGACGACGGGCGGCTCACCGACGGCCAGGGGCGCACGGTCGACTTCTCGAACGTCATCCTGATCCTCACCTCGAACATCGGCTCGCCGATCCTCATCGACCCGGTCATGTCGGCCGACGAGAAGCGCGACGCGGTGATGGGGCTGGTGCGGCAGTCGTTCCGGCCCGAGTTCCTGAACCGCCTGGATGACATCGTGATGTTCTCCGCGCTCAGCGAGGACGACCTCGCGCAGATCGTCGAGCTCTCGGTCGACCACCTGCAGCGGCGCCTGCACGACCGCCGGCTCACGCTGGCCGTCACGCCCGACGCCCGGTCGTGGCTGGCGGAGCGCGGCTACGACCCGGTGTTCGGTGCGCGTCCGCTGCGCCGGCTCATCCAGGCCGAGGTGCAGAACCGGCTCGCGACCGCGCTGCTGTCGGGCAACGTGCACGACGGCGACACGGTGCGCGTCGACGTCGCCGCCGACGGCACGGGCCTGGCCCTCACCACCCAGCCCTGA
- a CDS encoding sensor histidine kinase: MTNPDERLRELQEAARVGERWAAATAELRAAFLQEDAWQPLQLLAELLADLTGAALVAVLRPAEQGAVRLATVRGDDLARQLEGVVLPTFHQVSRQLLATARGGFTQTTIHTFTGDSLTFGTGFTLRVAGPDGSDIGVLLARRLRDRDFTDDEILRSERLISDANDAKELTRARNDRHRLALFEERSRIARDLHDHVIQRLFATGMQLQLVGAQTQDAQVTERLNEQIDALDEAIAEIRTAIFALHDPEDDQTALRDRIVDVVAEYRTLLPAAPRMVFRGPVDHEIGAALASEISAVVRECLSNVVRHARAREVAVRVSVHEGQVIVRVVDDGTGVDPARRRRSGMHNLQVRAGTRGGFFTLTPRPGGGTIAEWRVPLDDQGPDAAGPDAAGPDAAGPDAVGREHP, from the coding sequence GTGACGAACCCCGACGAGCGACTGCGCGAGCTGCAGGAGGCGGCGCGCGTGGGCGAGCGCTGGGCCGCCGCGACCGCCGAGCTGCGTGCCGCGTTCCTGCAGGAGGACGCGTGGCAGCCGCTGCAGTTGCTGGCCGAACTGCTCGCCGATCTCACCGGTGCGGCGCTGGTCGCCGTGCTGCGCCCGGCCGAGCAGGGGGCGGTGCGCCTGGCGACGGTGCGCGGCGACGACCTCGCCCGGCAGCTCGAGGGCGTGGTGCTGCCCACCTTCCACCAGGTGTCACGCCAGCTGCTGGCCACCGCGCGCGGCGGCTTCACCCAGACCACGATCCACACCTTCACCGGCGACAGCCTGACCTTCGGCACCGGGTTCACGCTGCGGGTGGCAGGCCCCGACGGATCGGACATCGGCGTGCTGCTGGCCCGCCGGCTGCGCGACCGCGACTTCACCGACGACGAGATCCTGCGCAGCGAGCGGCTGATCTCCGACGCGAACGACGCCAAGGAACTCACCCGCGCCCGCAACGACCGGCACCGCCTCGCGCTGTTCGAGGAGCGCAGCCGCATCGCACGCGACCTGCACGATCACGTCATCCAGCGCCTGTTCGCCACCGGGATGCAGCTGCAGCTGGTCGGCGCGCAGACGCAGGATGCGCAGGTGACCGAGCGGCTGAACGAGCAGATCGACGCGCTCGATGAGGCGATCGCCGAGATCCGCACCGCGATCTTCGCCCTGCACGACCCCGAGGACGACCAGACCGCCCTGCGCGATCGCATCGTCGACGTGGTCGCCGAGTACCGCACCCTGCTGCCCGCAGCCCCTCGTATGGTCTTCCGGGGGCCCGTGGACCACGAGATCGGGGCGGCGCTGGCATCCGAGATCTCGGCCGTGGTGCGCGAGTGCCTGTCGAACGTCGTGCGGCACGCCCGCGCCCGCGAGGTCGCCGTCCGCGTGAGCGTGCACGAGGGGCAGGTCATCGTGCGCGTGGTGGACGACGGCACCGGCGTCGACCCCGCGCGGCGCCGCCGCAGCGGCATGCACAACCTGCAGGTGCGGGCAGGGACCCGCGGCGGCTTCTTCACCCTGACGCCACGGCCCGGCGGGGGGACGATCGCGGAGTGGCGGGTGCCACTCGACGATCAGGGGCCGGATGCCGCAGGGCCGGATGCCGCGGGACCGGATGCCGCGGGACCGGATGCCGTGGGAAGGGAGCATCCATGA
- a CDS encoding response regulator, whose product MIRVLVLDDHELVRRGVVGLIDSAPDMEVVGEAADARQALTRTAALLPDVAVLDMRLPDGDGIDVCRDIRSAHPQVACLILTAFDDDRAAEAAVLAGASGYVLKDIKANGLLDGIRAVAAGRTLHGARAAERIRERGHDPVRAKLTPRERQILDLIADGLTNREIGERLNLVEKTVKNYVSALLRKLGMTRRTQAAVYRVSQRRD is encoded by the coding sequence ATGATCCGCGTGCTGGTCCTGGACGACCATGAGCTGGTCCGCCGGGGCGTCGTCGGCCTGATCGATTCGGCGCCCGACATGGAGGTCGTCGGCGAGGCCGCCGATGCACGCCAGGCGCTCACCCGCACGGCGGCGCTGCTGCCCGACGTCGCCGTGCTCGACATGCGCCTGCCCGACGGCGACGGCATCGACGTGTGCCGCGACATCCGCTCCGCGCACCCGCAGGTGGCGTGCCTGATCCTCACCGCGTTCGACGACGACCGCGCGGCGGAGGCGGCCGTGCTGGCGGGCGCCTCCGGGTACGTGCTGAAGGACATCAAGGCGAACGGTCTGCTGGACGGCATCCGTGCGGTGGCCGCCGGCCGCACTCTGCACGGAGCCCGCGCCGCCGAGCGGATCCGCGAGCGCGGTCACGACCCGGTGCGCGCCAAGCTGACGCCGCGTGAGCGGCAGATCCTCGATCTGATCGCCGACGGGCTCACCAATCGCGAGATCGGCGAGCGGCTGAACCTGGTCGAGAAGACCGTCAAGAACTACGTGTCCGCGCTGCTGCGCAAGCTCGGCATGACCCGGCGCACCCAGGCCGCCGTGTACCGTGTCTCGCAGCGGCGCGACTGA
- a CDS encoding DoxX family membrane protein produces the protein MTATIPLVTGTTRVAGTTRTAGASAAKSTPAAVTASLSLTARRALAVLRLAVGFIFLWPFLDKTFGLGFATPAEAAWVNGGSPAQGFLNSPMIKGPFEAFFRSLATPLTDVLFMVGLLAVGTAVILGIGTRVAAVAGTTMMLLMYLAEWPFVANAGSTNPLVDYHIVYALALIAVAAVGAGATWGLGAWWARLPLVQKNRWLI, from the coding sequence ATGACCGCCACGATCCCCCTCGTCACCGGAACGACCCGCGTCGCCGGAACGACCCGCACGGCCGGCGCCTCCGCAGCGAAGAGCACCCCGGCCGCCGTCACGGCGAGCCTGTCGCTCACCGCTCGTCGCGCCCTCGCCGTGCTGCGGCTCGCGGTCGGGTTCATCTTCCTGTGGCCGTTCCTCGACAAGACGTTCGGCCTGGGATTCGCGACACCCGCCGAGGCCGCCTGGGTCAACGGAGGCTCGCCCGCCCAGGGCTTCCTGAACAGCCCGATGATCAAGGGCCCGTTCGAGGCGTTCTTCCGCTCGCTGGCCACCCCGCTCACCGACGTGCTGTTCATGGTCGGTCTGCTCGCCGTCGGCACCGCCGTCATCCTCGGCATCGGCACCCGGGTCGCCGCGGTCGCCGGCACCACGATGATGCTGCTGATGTACCTCGCCGAGTGGCCGTTCGTCGCGAATGCCGGCAGCACCAACCCGCTCGTCGACTACCACATCGTCTACGCGCTCGCCCTGATCGCCGTCGCCGCGGTCGGCGCCGGAGCCACCTGGGGCCTCGGCGCCTGGTGGGCCCGTCTGCCGCTCGTGCAGAAGAACCGCTGGCTGATCTGA
- the coaBC gene encoding bifunctional phosphopantothenoylcysteine decarboxylase/phosphopantothenate--cysteine ligase CoaBC, with amino-acid sequence MNIVVGVTGGIAAYKTVHLVRLLIKAGHEVTVIPTEDALRFVGLPTWESISRNAVTTSVHEDVARVRHVALGQAAELVIVAPATANTIARMVAGLADDLLGTTLLATTAPVAVAPAMHTEMWRHPATQANIATLHERGVAILGPAEGELTGGDSGPGRMLEPEQIMDAALGLLAERDLDGLRVAVSAGGTREPLDPVRFLGNRSSGRQGVALALAAADRGAEVVLVAANIEDAVLAGAARHPLITVERAGTAAELGDAMRAASEDAAVIVMAAAVADYRPAEVAEGKLSKESGLLESIELVQNEDIVASLAARRHPGQIVVAFAAETPQDGEEMLARARRKRERKGVDLLVVNEVGWDRGFEALENAVQVIGEGGAVLARAAGSKRDVADDIWDVIAQSLG; translated from the coding sequence GTGAACATCGTCGTCGGAGTCACGGGCGGCATCGCCGCGTACAAGACGGTGCACCTGGTGCGCCTGCTCATCAAGGCCGGGCACGAGGTGACGGTGATCCCCACTGAGGATGCGCTGCGCTTCGTCGGCCTGCCCACCTGGGAGTCGATCAGCCGCAACGCCGTCACCACCAGCGTGCACGAGGACGTCGCGCGGGTCCGGCACGTCGCCCTCGGCCAGGCGGCCGAGCTCGTGATCGTCGCCCCCGCCACCGCCAACACCATTGCCAGGATGGTCGCGGGCCTGGCCGACGACCTGCTCGGCACCACGCTGCTCGCCACGACCGCGCCGGTCGCGGTCGCCCCGGCGATGCACACCGAGATGTGGCGGCATCCGGCCACCCAGGCCAACATCGCGACCCTGCACGAGCGCGGCGTCGCGATCCTCGGACCCGCGGAGGGCGAGCTGACCGGGGGAGACTCCGGCCCCGGACGGATGCTCGAGCCCGAGCAGATCATGGATGCCGCCCTCGGGCTGCTCGCCGAGCGCGACCTCGACGGCCTGCGCGTCGCGGTGTCGGCCGGGGGCACCCGCGAACCTCTCGACCCGGTGCGCTTCCTCGGCAACCGCTCCAGCGGACGGCAGGGCGTCGCCCTGGCGCTGGCCGCAGCGGATCGGGGAGCGGAGGTCGTGCTCGTGGCCGCGAACATCGAGGATGCCGTGCTGGCGGGAGCCGCGCGGCATCCGCTCATCACCGTCGAACGCGCCGGGACGGCGGCCGAACTCGGCGACGCGATGCGGGCGGCGTCCGAGGACGCCGCCGTGATCGTGATGGCCGCGGCCGTCGCCGACTACCGGCCCGCCGAGGTCGCCGAGGGCAAGCTCAGCAAGGAGTCGGGGCTGCTGGAGAGCATCGAGCTCGTGCAGAACGAGGACATCGTCGCGTCGCTGGCCGCACGACGGCATCCGGGTCAGATCGTCGTCGCCTTCGCCGCCGAGACCCCGCAGGACGGCGAGGAGATGCTCGCCCGCGCGCGCCGTAAGCGCGAGCGCAAGGGCGTCGATCTGCTGGTCGTGAACGAGGTCGGCTGGGATCGCGGCTTCGAGGCTCTCGAGAACGCCGTGCAGGTGATCGGCGAGGGTGGAGCGGTGCTCGCCAGGGCGGCGGGTTCGAAGCGCGACGTCGCCGACGACATCTGGGATGTGATCGCCCAGAGCCTGGGTTAG